A stretch of the Pan troglodytes isolate AG18354 chromosome 20, NHGRI_mPanTro3-v2.0_pri, whole genome shotgun sequence genome encodes the following:
- the PPP1R13L gene encoding relA-associated inhibitor isoform X1, which yields MDSEAFQSARDFLDMNFQSLAMKHMDLKQMELDTAAAKVDELTKQLESLWSDSPAPPGPQAGPPSRPPRYSSSSIPEPFGSRGSPRKAAADGADTPFGRSESAPTLHPYSPLSPKGRPSSPRTPLYLQPDAYGSLDRATSPRPRAFDGAGSSLGRAPSPRPGPGPLRQQGPPTPFDFLGRAGSPRGSPLAEGPQAFFPERGPSPRPPATAYDAPASAFGSSLLGSGGSAFAPPLRAQDDLTLRRRPPKAWNESDLDVAYEKKPSQTASYERLDVFARPASPSLQLLPWRESSLDGLGGTGKDNLTSATLPRNYKVSPLASDRRSDAGSYRRSLGSAGPSGTLPRSWQPVSRIPMPPSSPQPRGAPRQRPIPLSMIFKLQNAFWEHGASRAMLPGSPLFTRAPPPKLQPQPQPQPQPQSQPQPQLPPQPQPQPQTPTPAPQHPQQTWPPVNEGPPKPPTELEPEPEIEGLLTPVLEAGDVDEGPVARPLSPTRLQPALPPEAQSVPELEEVARVLAEIPRPLKRRGSMEQAPAVALPPTHKKQYQQIISRLFHRHGGPGPGGPEPELSPITEGSEARAGPPAPAPPAPIPPPALSQSSPPEQPQSMEMRSVLRKAGSPRKARRARLNPLVLLLDAALTGELEVVQQAVKEMNDPSQPNEEGITALHNAICGANYSIVDFLITAGANVNSPDSHGWTPLHCAASCNDTVICMALVQHGAAIFATTLSDGATAFEKCDPYREGYADCATYLADVEQSMGLMNSGAVYALWDYSAEFGDELSFREGESVTVLRRDGPEETDWWWAALHGQEGYVPRNYFGLFPRVKPQRSKV from the exons ATGGACAGCGAGGCATTCCAGAGCGCGCGGGACTTTCTGGACATGAACTTCCAGT CGCTGGCCATGAAACACATGGATCTGAAGCAGATGGAGCTGGACACGGCGGCGGCCAAGGTGGATGAACTGACCAAGCAGCTGGAGTCACTGTGGTCAGACTCTCCCGCGCCTCCTGGCCCGCAGGCCGGACCCCCTTCTAGG CCGCCCCGGTACAGCTCCAGCTCGATCCCTGAGCCCTTCGGCAGCCGAGGGTCCCCCCGGAAGGCGGCCGCCGACGGCGCAGACACCCCGTTCGGACGATCAGAGAGTGCCCCAACACTGCACCCCTACAGCCCGCTGTCCCCCAAGGGCCGGCCGTCGTCGCCGCGCACCCCGCTCTACCTGCAGCCGGACGCCTACGGCAGCCTGGACCGCGCGACCTCGCCCCGGCCCCGCGCCTTCGATGGCGCAGGCAGCTCCCTCGGCCGTGCGCCCTCCCCGCGTCCCGGGCCAGGCCCGCTCCGCCAGCAGGGTCCCCCCACGCCTTTCGACTTCCTGGGCCGCGCAGGCTCCCCCCGCGGCAGCCCCCTGGCGGAGGGGCCCCAGGCCTTCTTCCCCGAGCGCGGGCCGTCACCGCGCCCCCCTGCCACAGCCTACGACGCGCCAGCGTCCGCCTTCGGGAGCTCCCTGCTAGGGTCCGGCGGCAGCGCATTCGCCCCGCCTCTGCGCGCGCAAG ACGACCTGACCCTGCGCCGGCGGCCCCCGAAAGCCTGGAACGAGTCTGACCTGGACGTGGCGTACGAGAAGAAGCCTTCGCAGACAGCGAGCTATGAAC GCCTGGACGTCTTCGCGAGGCCTGCCTCGCCGAGCCTGCAGCTGTTGCCTTGGAGGGAGAGCAGCCTGGATGGACTGGGGGGCACCGGCAAG gACAACCTCACCAGCGCCACCCTGCCGCGCAATTACAAGGTCTCTCCTCTGGCCAGCGACCGGCGTTCAGACGCGGGCAGCTACCGGCGCTCGCTGGGCTCCGCGGGGCCGTCGGGCACTTTGCCTCGCAGCTGGCAGCCCGTCAGCCGCATCCCCATGCccccctccagcccccagccccgcGGGGCCCCGCGCCAGCGTCCCATCCCCCTCAGCATGATCTTCAAGCTGCAGAACGCCTTCTGGGAGCACGGGGCCAGCCGCGCCATGCTCCCTGGGTCCCCCCTCTTCACCCGAGCACCCCCGCCTAAGCTGCAGCCCCAACCACAACCACAGCCCCAGCCACAATCACAACCACAGCCCCAGCTGcccccacagccccagccccaacCCCAAACCCCTACCCCAGCCCCCCAGCATCCCCAACAGACATGGCCCCCTGTGAACGAAG GACCCCCCAAACCCCCCACCGAGCTGGAGCCTGAGCCAGAGATAGAGGGGCTGCTGACACCAGTGCTGGAGGCTGGCGATGTGGATGAAGGCCCTGTAGCAAGGCCTCTCAGCCCCACGAGGCTGCAGCCAGCACTGCCACCGGAGGCACAGTCGGTGCCCGAGCTGGAGGAGGTGGCACGGGTGTTGGCGGAAATTCCCCGGCCCCTCAAACGCAGGGGCTCCATGGAGCAGGCCCCTGCTGTGGCCCTGCCCCCTACCCACAAGAAACAGTACCAGCAGATCATCAGCCGCCTCTTCCATCGTCATGGGGGGCCAGGGCCCGGGGGGCCGGAGCCAGAGCTGTCCCCCATCACTGAGGGATctgaggccagggcagggccccCTGCTCCTGCCCCACCAGCTCCCATTCCACCCCCGGCCCTGTCCCAGAGCAGCCCACCAGAGCAGCCGCAGAGCATG GAGATGCGCTCTGTGCTGCGGAAGGCGGGCTCCCCGCGCAAGGCCCGCCGCGCGCGCCTCAACCCTCTGGTGCTCCTCCTGGACGCGGCGCTGACCGGGGAGCTGGAGGTGGTGCAGCAGGCGGTGAAGGAG ATGAACGACCCGAGCCAGCCCAACGAGGAGGGCATCACTGCCTTGCACAACGCCATCTGCGGCGCCAACTACTCCATCGTGGATTTCCTCATCACCGCGGGTGCCAATGTCAACTCCCCCGACAGCCACGGCTG GACACCCTTGCACTGCGCGGCGTCGTGCAacgacacagtcatctgcatgGCGCTGGTGCAGCACGGCGCTGCAATCTTCGCCACCACGCTCAGCGACGGCGCCACCGCCTTCGAGAAGTGCGACCCTTACCGCGAGGGTTATGCTGACTGCGCCACCTACCTGGCAG ACGTCGAGCAGAGTATGGGGCTGATGAACAGCGGGGCAGTGTACGCTCTCTGGGACTACAGCGCCGAGTTCGGGGACGAGCTGTCCTTCCGCGAGGGCGAGTCGGTCACCGTGCTGCGGAGGGACGGGCCGGAGGAGACCGACTGGTGGTGGGCCGCGCTGCACGGCCAGGAGGGCTACGTGCCGCGGAACTACTTCGGG CTGTTCCCCAGGGTGAAGCCTCAAAGGAGTAAAGTCTAG
- the PPP1R13L gene encoding relA-associated inhibitor isoform X2, with amino-acid sequence MYSRKPLIRCIAGVRGPSGTDGSPPSSVQYGLLQRLLKGAATLLFLSLKETGRSIGLKFLKRQAPAPAGTMDSEAFQSARDFLDMNFQSLAMKHMDLKQMELDTAAAKVDELTKQLESLWSDSPAPPGPQAGPPSRPPRYSSSSIPEPFGSRGSPRKAAADGADTPFGRSESAPTLHPYSPLSPKGRPSSPRTPLYLQPDAYGSLDRATSPRPRAFDGAGSSLGRAPSPRPGPGPLRQQGPPTPFDFLGRAGSPRGSPLAEGPQAFFPERGPSPRPPATAYDAPASAFGSSLLGSGGSAFAPPLRAQDDLTLRRRPPKAWNESDLDVAYEKKPSQTASYERLDVFARPASPSLQLLPWRESSLDGLGGTGKDNLTSATLPRNYKVSPLASDRRSDAGSYRRSLGSAGPSGTLPRSWQPVSRIPMPPSSPQPRGAPRQRPIPLSMIFKLQNAFWEHGASRAMLPGSPLFTRAPPPKLQPQPQPQPQPQSQPQPQLPPQPQPQPQTPTPAPQHPQQTWPPVNEGPPKPPTELEPEPEIEGLLTPVLEAGDVDEGPVARPLSPTRLQPALPPEAQSVPELEEVARVLAEIPRPLKRRGSMEQAPAVALPPTHKKQYQQIISRLFHRHGGPGPGGPEPELSPITEGSEARAGPPAPAPPAPIPPPALSQSSPPEQPQSMEMRSVLRKAGSPRKARRARLNPLVLLLDAALTGELEVVQQAVKEMNDPSQPNEEGITALHNAICGANYSIVDFLITAGANVNSPDSHGWTPLHCAASCNDTVICMALVQHGAAIFATTLSDGATAFEKCDPYREGYADCATYLADVEQSMGLMNSGAVYALWDYSAEFGDELSFREGESVTVLRRDGPEETDWWWAALHGQEGYVPRNYFGLFPRVKPQRSKV; translated from the exons GCGCCCGCTCCGGCCGGCACCATGGACAGCGAGGCATTCCAGAGCGCGCGGGACTTTCTGGACATGAACTTCCAGT CGCTGGCCATGAAACACATGGATCTGAAGCAGATGGAGCTGGACACGGCGGCGGCCAAGGTGGATGAACTGACCAAGCAGCTGGAGTCACTGTGGTCAGACTCTCCCGCGCCTCCTGGCCCGCAGGCCGGACCCCCTTCTAGG CCGCCCCGGTACAGCTCCAGCTCGATCCCTGAGCCCTTCGGCAGCCGAGGGTCCCCCCGGAAGGCGGCCGCCGACGGCGCAGACACCCCGTTCGGACGATCAGAGAGTGCCCCAACACTGCACCCCTACAGCCCGCTGTCCCCCAAGGGCCGGCCGTCGTCGCCGCGCACCCCGCTCTACCTGCAGCCGGACGCCTACGGCAGCCTGGACCGCGCGACCTCGCCCCGGCCCCGCGCCTTCGATGGCGCAGGCAGCTCCCTCGGCCGTGCGCCCTCCCCGCGTCCCGGGCCAGGCCCGCTCCGCCAGCAGGGTCCCCCCACGCCTTTCGACTTCCTGGGCCGCGCAGGCTCCCCCCGCGGCAGCCCCCTGGCGGAGGGGCCCCAGGCCTTCTTCCCCGAGCGCGGGCCGTCACCGCGCCCCCCTGCCACAGCCTACGACGCGCCAGCGTCCGCCTTCGGGAGCTCCCTGCTAGGGTCCGGCGGCAGCGCATTCGCCCCGCCTCTGCGCGCGCAAG ACGACCTGACCCTGCGCCGGCGGCCCCCGAAAGCCTGGAACGAGTCTGACCTGGACGTGGCGTACGAGAAGAAGCCTTCGCAGACAGCGAGCTATGAAC GCCTGGACGTCTTCGCGAGGCCTGCCTCGCCGAGCCTGCAGCTGTTGCCTTGGAGGGAGAGCAGCCTGGATGGACTGGGGGGCACCGGCAAG gACAACCTCACCAGCGCCACCCTGCCGCGCAATTACAAGGTCTCTCCTCTGGCCAGCGACCGGCGTTCAGACGCGGGCAGCTACCGGCGCTCGCTGGGCTCCGCGGGGCCGTCGGGCACTTTGCCTCGCAGCTGGCAGCCCGTCAGCCGCATCCCCATGCccccctccagcccccagccccgcGGGGCCCCGCGCCAGCGTCCCATCCCCCTCAGCATGATCTTCAAGCTGCAGAACGCCTTCTGGGAGCACGGGGCCAGCCGCGCCATGCTCCCTGGGTCCCCCCTCTTCACCCGAGCACCCCCGCCTAAGCTGCAGCCCCAACCACAACCACAGCCCCAGCCACAATCACAACCACAGCCCCAGCTGcccccacagccccagccccaacCCCAAACCCCTACCCCAGCCCCCCAGCATCCCCAACAGACATGGCCCCCTGTGAACGAAG GACCCCCCAAACCCCCCACCGAGCTGGAGCCTGAGCCAGAGATAGAGGGGCTGCTGACACCAGTGCTGGAGGCTGGCGATGTGGATGAAGGCCCTGTAGCAAGGCCTCTCAGCCCCACGAGGCTGCAGCCAGCACTGCCACCGGAGGCACAGTCGGTGCCCGAGCTGGAGGAGGTGGCACGGGTGTTGGCGGAAATTCCCCGGCCCCTCAAACGCAGGGGCTCCATGGAGCAGGCCCCTGCTGTGGCCCTGCCCCCTACCCACAAGAAACAGTACCAGCAGATCATCAGCCGCCTCTTCCATCGTCATGGGGGGCCAGGGCCCGGGGGGCCGGAGCCAGAGCTGTCCCCCATCACTGAGGGATctgaggccagggcagggccccCTGCTCCTGCCCCACCAGCTCCCATTCCACCCCCGGCCCTGTCCCAGAGCAGCCCACCAGAGCAGCCGCAGAGCATG GAGATGCGCTCTGTGCTGCGGAAGGCGGGCTCCCCGCGCAAGGCCCGCCGCGCGCGCCTCAACCCTCTGGTGCTCCTCCTGGACGCGGCGCTGACCGGGGAGCTGGAGGTGGTGCAGCAGGCGGTGAAGGAG ATGAACGACCCGAGCCAGCCCAACGAGGAGGGCATCACTGCCTTGCACAACGCCATCTGCGGCGCCAACTACTCCATCGTGGATTTCCTCATCACCGCGGGTGCCAATGTCAACTCCCCCGACAGCCACGGCTG GACACCCTTGCACTGCGCGGCGTCGTGCAacgacacagtcatctgcatgGCGCTGGTGCAGCACGGCGCTGCAATCTTCGCCACCACGCTCAGCGACGGCGCCACCGCCTTCGAGAAGTGCGACCCTTACCGCGAGGGTTATGCTGACTGCGCCACCTACCTGGCAG ACGTCGAGCAGAGTATGGGGCTGATGAACAGCGGGGCAGTGTACGCTCTCTGGGACTACAGCGCCGAGTTCGGGGACGAGCTGTCCTTCCGCGAGGGCGAGTCGGTCACCGTGCTGCGGAGGGACGGGCCGGAGGAGACCGACTGGTGGTGGGCCGCGCTGCACGGCCAGGAGGGCTACGTGCCGCGGAACTACTTCGGG CTGTTCCCCAGGGTGAAGCCTCAAAGGAGTAAAGTCTAG